One Peptostreptococcus equinus genomic window carries:
- a CDS encoding ABC transporter substrate-binding protein gives MNRFKKFLSLLITFAIVITTLSACSKEDKNNVQKSDSKNIKADQLVKVQALKGPTGMGIVKLIDDQKNKKDKKYDIKISNSIDEISPLIIKGKVDMAAIPSNLASVLYNKTKGKVQVMAINTLGVLYMVDQSGNIKSIPDLRGKTIYLSGKGATPEIVLNSVLKSYNIDPQIDVNIEYKQEHTECLAALEKNKNAVAMLPEPFVSAARLKNKDINVFADMTKEWYVANPDTKNSMITGVMVVRTDFAEKHPDQVKLFMEEYKKSMEYTNTDIEKSAKLIGQNKIVPEAVAKLAIPKSNIKYIDGKEMKDSMKAYLEILNKENKDMIGGKMPGEDFYYTK, from the coding sequence ATGAATAGATTTAAGAAATTTTTATCATTACTAATAACTTTTGCAATTGTAATAACAACTTTGAGTGCTTGCTCTAAAGAAGACAAAAATAATGTACAAAAGTCCGATTCGAAAAATATTAAGGCTGATCAACTTGTAAAAGTACAAGCATTAAAAGGACCTACAGGAATGGGTATAGTAAAGCTTATAGATGATCAGAAAAATAAAAAGGATAAAAAATATGATATAAAGATTTCAAATTCTATTGATGAGATCAGTCCATTGATAATAAAGGGCAAAGTAGATATGGCAGCTATACCTTCTAATCTAGCGTCTGTATTGTATAATAAGACAAAGGGTAAGGTTCAGGTAATGGCTATAAATACTTTAGGTGTTTTATATATGGTAGATCAAAGTGGGAATATTAAATCAATACCAGATCTTAGAGGTAAGACAATATATCTAAGTGGAAAGGGTGCAACTCCTGAAATAGTGTTAAATAGTGTATTAAAATCATATAATATAGATCCTCAAATAGATGTAAATATAGAATATAAGCAAGAACATACAGAGTGTCTGGCAGCATTAGAAAAGAATAAAAATGCTGTAGCGATGTTACCAGAGCCTTTTGTAAGTGCGGCAAGACTAAAGAATAAAGATATAAATGTATTTGCAGATATGACAAAGGAATGGTATGTTGCCAATCCTGATACAAAGAATTCTATGATTACTGGAGTAATGGTTGTAAGAACAGATTTTGCTGAAAAACATCCAGATCAAGTGAAATTATTTATGGAGGAATATAAAAAATCTATGGAATATACAAATACTGATATAGAAAAATCGGCTAAGCTAATAGGACAAAATAAAATAGTACCAGAGGCTGTAGCAAAGTTGGCTATACCAAAATCTAATATTAAATATATAGATGGTAAAGAAATGAAAGATTCTATGAAAGCTTATTTGGAAATATTAAACAAAGAAAATAAGGATATGATAGGGGGTAAAATGCCAGGTGAAGATTTCTATTACACAAAATGA
- a CDS encoding ABC transporter permease — protein sequence MKISITQNDSKKYFIWAILFWIVIWHIASVLVNEEMLLASPISTLTRLIELIKEVCYWRSLLNSFIKISGGFLLALMFSSLISFISHKSKVFSILLEPIVVMAHTVPVVSFIILLLIWLSSQYLSLFISFLMVFPIIYKNLCSGINSISKDMIDLSKVYNISIYNKIRYIYLSHLIPYIEAGCNTSLGLCWKAGIAAELIANPQVSIGENLYNAKIYFNTADLFAWTITIVLISIAFRKFFMCILNNIFIFLLNN from the coding sequence GTGAAGATTTCTATTACACAAAATGATAGCAAAAAATATTTTATATGGGCTATTCTATTTTGGATAGTAATCTGGCATATTGCTAGCGTATTGGTAAATGAGGAGATGCTTTTGGCATCTCCTATTTCTACTTTGACTAGATTGATAGAATTAATTAAAGAAGTATGTTATTGGCGATCTTTACTTAATTCATTTATAAAAATATCAGGAGGATTTTTACTAGCGCTAATGTTTTCTAGTTTAATTTCATTTATTTCACACAAAAGTAAGGTGTTTTCAATTTTACTTGAGCCTATTGTAGTTATGGCCCATACTGTACCTGTAGTATCATTTATAATACTTTTGTTAATATGGTTATCTAGTCAATATTTATCATTATTTATAAGTTTTTTAATGGTTTTTCCAATTATTTATAAAAATTTATGCTCAGGTATTAATTCAATATCAAAAGATATGATAGATTTGTCTAAGGTTTATAATATATCAATTTATAATAAGATACGATATATTTATTTAAGCCATTTAATACCTTACATAGAGGCGGGATGTAATACATCACTGGGACTATGTTGGAAAGCGGGCATAGCAGCAGAATTAATAGCAAATCCTCAAGTTTCTATTGGAGAAAACTTGTATAATGCAAAAATATACTTTAATACAGCAGATTTATTTGCGTGGACTATTACCATAGTTTTAATAAGTATAGCATTCAGAAAGTTTTTCATGTGTATACT